The following are from one region of the Poecilia reticulata strain Guanapo linkage group LG7, Guppy_female_1.0+MT, whole genome shotgun sequence genome:
- the slco4a1 gene encoding solute carrier organic anion transporter family member 4A1 encodes MPVLLNADASFSSRQELLDLQDCPLNGGCSLDTPSPVDSQTGSPLGSGPRSPGGPGADDLTGTLIFTRASMLPGQLYGESSQPDTEVPLGLTLQSNDSDQLCGWGALKPKIIQVFNTPRWVLFFLCAASFLQGMIVNGLINTVVTSIERRFDLPSYQAGLIASSYDIAACVCLAFVSYFGGTGHKPRWLGWGVLIMALGSLVFSLPHFTAPPYLVSMQEQIGMCSANGTSQCQNKEGGGLSNYRFVFMLGQFLHGIGATPLYTLGVTYLDENVSSNYGPVYMGIFYTAAIVGPAAGYLLGGYFLTIYTETHLATEMTPENPHWVGAWWIGFLAGGAAALLVAFPILGYPQQLPGSQEHVAGRVSEAHQLKDGSHNTASDPQFGKSVKDMPRSVLLLLKNPTFLFLCLAGATEATLIAGMSTFGPKFLESQFNLSASEAATLFGYMVVPAGGGGTFLGGYIVKRLNLRCRGIIRFCMMCALVSLLAIFIFLVHCPNVPMAGVTAPYQLGLMGKDQLDHYKHLYDKPKKPRLRNSSSLDMNLTVSCNAACNCAREVYNPVCGADGTMYYSPCHAGCTSINHTEPSTGRQVYSGCGCVVGNVSWGEEGFALTGKCSSTCHHMPVFLSLLFVIICFTFLCSIPALTATLRCVPDSQRSFALGIQWIVVRTLGSIPGPIAFGSVIDISCLLWQDQCGDQGSCYIYHNSAMSQYTLVAGIVFKLLGTIFFLVASVLYQPPPESPQTSCESTDQGTEHTSDLPIKDLPEDGVIINLHARL; translated from the exons ATGCCAGTGTTGCTTAATGCCGACGCCTCTTTTAGCTCCAGGCAGGAGCTCCTGGACCTTCAGGACTGTCCCCTCAATGGGGGCTGCTCTTTGGACACCCCTAGTCCCGTGGACTCCCAGACAGGAAGCCCTCTAGGGTCTGGTCCTAGAAGTCCTGGCGGGCCAGGAGCTGATGACCTCACTGGAACCCTTATTTTCACTAGGGCTTCGATGCTGCCGGGGCAGTTATATGGAGAGAGCAGTCAGCCTGACACAGAGGTTCCTTTGGGGTTGACACTACAGTCCAATGACTCTGATCAACTGTGCGGTTGGGGGGCTCTGAAGCCTAAAATCATCCAAGTGTTCAACACCCCTCGTTGGGTGCTGTTCTTTCTTTGTGCGGCCTCTTTTCTCCAGGGAATGATAGTCAATGGCTTGATCAACACAGTGGTGACCTCCATCGAGCGACGCTTTGACCTGCCTAGCTACCAGGCCGGTCTCATTGCCAGCTCCTATGACATTGCTGCCTGTGTCTGCCTGGCCTTTGTCAGTTACTTTGGTGGTACTGGACATAAGCCCCGCTGGCTGGGATGGGGCGTACTCATTATGGCGCTGGGTTCCTTGGTGTTCAGCTTGCCTCACTTCACTGCTCCTCCCTACTTGGTCAGCATGCAGGAGCAAATAGGAATGTGTTCTGCCAACGGCACCAGCCAGTGCCAGAACAAGGAGGGAGGAGGACTATCGAATTATCGTTTTGTGTTCATGCTGGGACAGTTTCTGCATGGTATCGGCGCCACGCCTCTGTACACATTAGGGGTCACGTACCTGGATGAGAATGTCAGCTCCAACTATGGACCTGTTTACATGG GAATCTTCTACACAGCAGCTATTGTGGGGCCTGCTGCAGGCTACCTGCTGGGAGGTTACTTCCTCACCATTTACACAGAGACTCATCTGGC AACAGAGATGACTCCAGAAAACCCTCACTGGGTTGGGGCTTGGTGGATTGGCTTCCtagcaggaggagcagctgcttTACTGGTAGCTTTCCCCATCCTTGGCTACCCACAACAACTGCCAG GCTCCCAGGAGCATGTGGCAGGGCGGGTGTCTGAGGCCCACCAGCTGAAAGATGGAAGCCACAATACAGCCTCTGACCCTCAGTTTGGAAAATCAGTCAAAGACATGCCAAG ATCTGTGCTGCTTCTCTTGAAGAACCCTACTTTCCTCTTCCTTTGTTTGGCAGGAGCCACTGAGGCCACGCTCATCGCAGGCATGTCCACCTTTGGACCAAAGTTCTTGGAGTCCCAGTTCAATCTCAGTGCATCTGAAGCTGCCACCTTGTTCG GATACATGGTGgtaccagcagggggcggtgGTACTTTTTTAGGCGGCTACATCGTGAAGAGGCTGAACTTGCGTTGCCGAGGCATCATACGCTTCTGCATGATGTGTGCTCTGGTCAGTCTGCTCGCCATCTTCATCTTCCTCGTCCATTGCCCCAATGTGCCCATGGCTGGGGTCACGGCCCCTTATCAGTTGGGGCTGATGGGGAAGGACCAACTGGACCACTACAAACATCTGTATGACAAACCCAAGAAGCCGCGACTCAGAAACAG ctcttctctGGACATGAACCTCACAGTAAGTTGTAATGCAGCTTGTAACTGTGCCAGAGAAGTGTACAACCCAGTGTGTGGGGCGGACGGGACGATGTATTACTCCCCGTGCCACGCCGGCTGCACCTCCATCAACCACACAGAACCGTCCACAGGCAGACAG gTGTACTCTGGGTGTGGCTGTGTGGTGGGGAACGTATCGTGGGGCGAGGAGGGCTTCGCTCTGACAGGGAAGTGCAGCAGCACCTGCCACCACATGCCAGTCTTCCTCTCCTTGCTCTTCGTCATCATTTGTTTCACCTTTCTCTGTAGCATCCCAGCTCTCACTGCCACTCTCAG GTGTGTACCAGATAGTCAGAGATCGTTTGCTCTTGGCATCCAGTGGATAGTGGTGCGCACACTTG GCAGCATTCCAGGACCGATTGCATTTGGCTCAGTGATTGATATTTCCTGCTTATTGTGGCAAGACCAGTGCGGTGATCAAGGCTCCTGCTACATCTATCACAACTCAGCCATGAGTCAGTACACACTTGTCGCTGGAATCGTCTTCAAG CTTTTGGGTACCATCTTTTTCCTCGTAGCCAGCGTTCTCTACCAGCCGCCTCCGGAGTCTCCTCAAACCAGCTGCGAGAGCACGGACCAGGGAACGGAGCACACAAGCGACCTGCCAATAAAAGACCTGCCAGAAGATGGCGTCATTATCAACCTGCATGCCAGGTTATGA